A window from Hemicordylus capensis ecotype Gifberg chromosome 2, rHemCap1.1.pri, whole genome shotgun sequence encodes these proteins:
- the LOC128342218 gene encoding zinc finger protein 501-like, producing MHTPQENPLHEKEAEILLGHAKEKMSVLCQQSNDADHQLGNSSGKGAGKSMSCRGAFSETTEHQRTHNKDEGRRIVTECEKSSSQALIPIPCNETNTAEKLHICLECGKSFHYRSNLIAHERTHTGEKPFQCSHCGKPFRLSSHLYRHQKLHTVEQPYECPDCGKLFRHKTSLDAHQRTHTGEKPFVCVDCGKSFTHQSGLIVHKRTHMGGKPHCCAKCGKSFGDRPTLMAHERVHTGEKPHKCSACGKTFIHRSRLIVHEETHTGEKPYKCSDCGKSFSLSSALLTHQQIHIGEKPYQCLDCGKSFVQRGNLVAHERTHTGERPYKCPDCGKCFIVSSSLRTHRRTHTGEKPYECLDCGKSFSQSSVLMRHQRIHTGEKPHECSDCGKRFSQRSSLISHARTHTKEVPY from the coding sequence ATGCATACACCACAGGAAAACCCACTGCATGAAAAAGAAGCAGAGATCTTGTTGGGACATGCCAAGGAGAAAATGTCCGTGCTTTGTCAACAGAGCAATGATGCTGACCACCAACTTGGAAACTCCTCAGGAAAGGGGGCTGGGAAATCCATGTCTTGCCGAGGGGCCTTCAGTGAAACCACTGAGCATCAGAGGACCCACAACAAAGATGAGGGGAGGAGGATAGTAACTGAATGTgaaaaaagcagcagccaggcctTGATCCCCATTCCCTGCAATGAAACCAACACTGCTGAGAAACTCCACAtatgtttggagtgtgggaaaagcttccatTACCGATCTAATCTCATTGCTCACGAGAGGACCCACACAGGCGAGAAGCCATTTCAGTGCTCTCACTGTGGAAAACCATTTCGCCTGAGCTCGCACCTCTACAGACATCAGAAACTGCACACCGTGGAGCAGCCCTATGAGTGCCCGGACTGTGGAAAGCTGTTCcggcacaaaaccagcttggatgcgcatcagagaacccatacaggggagaagccttttGTATGTGTGgactgtgggaagagcttcacacATCAGTCGGGCCTCATTGTGCACAAAAGGACCCACATGGGGGGAAAGCCTCATTGCTGTGCcaagtgtgggaaaagctttggTGACAGACCGACTTTAATGGCACATGAGAgggtccacacaggagagaagccccaTAAGTGTTCAGCGTGTGGGAAGACCTTTATTCACAGATCCAGGCTTATTGTCCATGAAGAgacccacacgggagagaaaccatataagtgtTCAGACTGCGGCAAGAGTTTCAGCTTGAGCTCTGCTCTCCTCACGCATCAGCAGATCCACATTGGGGAGAAGCCATATCAGTGCTTggattgtgggaaaagcttcGTCCAGAGAGGAAATCTTGTGGCCCatgaaagaacccacacaggagagagaccATACAAgtgcccagactgtgggaaatgcTTCATTGTCAGCTCGAGCCTGAGAACACATCGAAGGacccacacgggagagaagccctacgaatgtttagactgtgggaagagcttcagtcagagctcagTCCTTATGaggcaccagagaatccacacaggagagaagccacacGAATGCTCAGACTGTGGGAAACGCTTCTCACAGAGGTCAAGCCTCATTTCACATGCAAGGACCCACACCAAAGAGGTGCCATATTGA